One Colias croceus chromosome 29, ilColCroc2.1 DNA segment encodes these proteins:
- the LOC123704453 gene encoding ribosomal RNA processing protein 1 homolog: protein MKVVDKRSAKKQKNKKKLLTKPKKEKVLVVAQEFKFAKLLSGNEKKSRDRVLKTLKKWLLNCFSKNYVFKEDDFIRVWKGLFYAVWMSDKPLVQEDLCESISQILDLFPNEQLDNAIMMTKVGFKVLAMEWYGIDQHRIDKFMMLVRRYLRGSFRCLLRTDWDLEACKKYANMLSSEDGLLALKTPFYARNALSLILHVIDCYLEELSKISKGKISNESLLELIDPYLKHVCNGESVQVAITCRQLLTDWIKQSEAGLKYAGATVAWKKMGCPAGGPDALELVSDDEADDEQQQEPESEQSSALDPRAGHVDVVLEPLPVPSELVVERTKLLMKSCSCPKAYKRAKACLERFEKLSRDDYPLKIKMEEVESKLPQSAKKKAAAALRNLERNLVVSADELALRGLRRKHRKRLLAKTRAGLSIVEDVQTDKHKNLTNGDTTSEEKTEKPSKNKFKNNKRKNQEPSKEVVIKKAKVEHIKVTKLKTSSNLSENKLNKKSNKENVKVNNDNGVDNKNVSKKVKNEDKVANKKQEKSKKNEVIVNGNKPKVLDSKSVKKENIPKETTKVVKKEANKEKQIKTKDAKTNKTDNKDTKAKNYQKQVDNKNMETPKKVKFVLKNNCMQGTIDYYKSVRQSPNIPFDSSKKPNKTNLKPSTPSPINPFFKKKLKLRGKF, encoded by the exons ATGAAGGTGGTGGATAAACGGAGTGCTAAAAAGCAGAAAAATAAGAAGAAGTTACTCACAAAACCAAAAAAGGAAAAAGTTTTGGTAGTCGCACAAGAATTTAAATttgcaaaattattatctgGAAATGAGAAGAAAAGCCGCGATCGTGTATTGAAAACACTTAAAAAGTGGCTTTTGAATTGTTTTTCAAAGAATTATG TTTTCAAAGAAGATGACTTCATACGTGTGTGGAAAGGACTTTTTTACGCAGTTTGGATGTCGGATAAACCATTGGTTcag GAAGACCTATGTGAAAGTATATCGCAAATCCTCGATCTGTTCCCAAATGAACAGCTCGACAATGCCATAATGATGACCAAAGTGGGATTCAAAGTGCTAGCCATGGAGTGGTATGGGATAGACCAGCATAGGATTGATAAGTTTATGATG CTTGTACGTCGTTACTTGCGCGGCAGTTTTCGATGTTTGTTACGCACGGATTGGGACCTAGAGGCTTGTAAAAAGTACGCCAACATGCTCTCTTCGGAGGATg GTCTATTGGCACTCAAGACACCGTTTTACGCGAGAAATGCACTGTCGTTAATATTACATGTCATTGATTGTTATTTAGAAGAATTGTCTAAA atatcCAAAGGCAAGATCTCCAACGAGAGCCTGCTAGAACTAATCGATCCCTATCTAAAGCATGTATGCAACGGTGAGAGTGTCCAAGTGGCCATCACTTGCCGTCAACTATTGACAGATTGGATAAAACAGAGCGAAGCCGGCTTGAAGTATGCTGGAGCTACTGTGGCTTGGAAGAAG ATGGGTTGTCCTGCCGGTGGGCCGGATGCTCTCGAGCTGGTGTCCGATGATGAGGCTGATGATGAGCAGCAACAGGAACCGGAGAGTGAACA GTCATCAGCGCTAGACCCTCGAGCTGGTCACGTGGACGTTGTACTGGAACCTCTCCCCGTACCCTCGGAGCTGGTGGTGGAACGCACCAAGTTGCTGATGAAGAGCTGTTCCTGTCCCAAAGCTTATAAACGAGCTAAGGCCTGTTTGGAGAG attcgAGAAACTATCCCGCGATGATTATCCcctgaaaattaaaatggaaGAAGTAGAAAGTAAATTACCGCAATCTGCCAAAAAGAAAGCTGCAGCTGCGTTGAGGAATCTGGAGAGAAATCTCGTTGTTAGCGCTGATGAATTGGCTCTTAGAG gtCTCCGTCGTAAACACAGAAAGCGTCTGCTCGCCAAAACTCGCGCCGGTCTCAGTATTGTGGAAGATgtacaaacagacaaacataaAAACCTCACG AATGGTGATACAACATCAGAAGAAAAAACGGAAAAACccagcaaaaataaatttaaaaacaacaagCGTAAAAATCAAGAACCAAGCAAAgaagttgttattaaaaaggCTAAAGTAGAACATATTAAAGTTACTAAGTTGAAAACTTCAAGTAATTtaagtgaaaataaattaaataaaaagtctaATAAGGAAAatgttaaagtaaataatgacaATGGCGTAGACAATAAGAATGTTTCTAAAAAGGTTAAAAATGAAGATAAAGTAGCGAATAAAAAACAAGAGAAAAGCAAGAAAAATGAAGTTATAGTTAATGGTAATAAACCAAAAGTATTAGATTCAAAATctgttaaaaaagaaaatatacctaaaGAAACTACTAAAGTAGTTAAGAAAGAAGcgaataaagaaaaacaaattaaaacaaaagacgcaaaaacaaataaaacagatAACAAAGACACAAAAGCTAAAAATTATCAGAAACAAGTGGACAATAAAAACATGGAGACGCcgaaaaaagttaaattcgttttaaaaaataattgtatgcaAGGAactatagattattataagaGTGTACGGCAAAGTCCGAATATTCCCTTTGACAGTAGTAAAAAACCGAATAAAACGAATTTAAAACCGTCAACCCCGTCACCGATAAACCCTTTCTTTAAAAAGAAACTTAAATTACGAGGAAAGTTCTAG
- the LOC123704305 gene encoding WASH complex subunit 2, which yields MEKVDTETLRSAASKWSLNGDRHLLDLLQNIHQKIMTKCTETNARMDELVDSLDTANVDLQNVNNKFMALSNNQFVESRVYDDDIDTIQTETAAVKEPERQANQDDELDLIKQSLLIIEAMHEQVQILDSDSSDDDDDGRLILKPKDMYHHRPLPYIIGSQMWRKKWHAGLVVEDSDTDSAGSKPQPGEEYSDSEPEVTDIQTDKQHKDVTISSSNTSVEVITNTQTKPDVPRPCRPADVAAELARRLGGDIPPPPSIPVDLPPTTGKVYRAEQPTRATIFSNEPPPLDQCESEDSEEDIFAELHKNSYTHNDRVSNTNVVDELFGSSPVVVEKVVSNTNDKRPIFDDESEPELFTEKPKEKTPEPKEEGFKKPIGGISLFGSNKDSNSIGAAILKRNQRKSSSDEEIPETQPEPKPVQNKNIIDDLFVKPKVKKPIINKNKEVKKEIKVQTKEVTEKKDLFSDDLFDDIDDIFTSKVITKKPENKSIFDDVSKENKEVKSIFDDDDDDLFSNVKVIENVKPDIKKDTVKKNADTKTNKDIIKDDLFTDTENIKTIESNSINESNKPKSIFDDDSDDDLFKTTTEIVNTTKIKANNTVKENNIKADVKKNSIFDDDSDDELFPTNSLSVKSNADVTNQNSNLFKDEKVQEIKSKTDSSKNEANIKDNYIPNEITKRRIFDDDSEEELFSGNKPETDKNLQENDVNVKVNVNSKKEDLSKEQEDIKAPVEIITNSTQDANIPEILEIDNSESINKTVEKTETQNTPLDKNDKLNIKKNLTQITSPNIFDDDEIDDLFSNTAKQSNNNEEYKVDVASSINIVESDVTQDITTVGNKEISSNVQEDQIFDNPQPPLPDISSHIENNIDKETLKSNEDLKEAVKDEPNSKFDLKETKDMEDKTDTFSDILTTDDILATDKKEKPESTLFTDIFNDMPPEFEKPKEPKKSKNVNALFDDDSDDETFFKKSDVITEDIPSPSYDANERFSIFHDEPPAIDVDFIPKPVKLTKNTDENITNAESTKNIDFEEINNDFDDFNSQDIFQQKVKTDEKADFIPVNTKADKIETKLENNLKAINESNKVANERNLEDSIRSTNAMITDKINKMQNDQKTENAEVKPNKNVGKLKPINLNINVNTLLPGASPKKSKSIQIVDDTVTSKSENTEATKVKTVNFEDVKEPEILTKSSQEKTKIEVVDGLVSSKPENTEKLTKEVKIVNFEDEKESEILNNKISKERAKIQVKRRPSTRRARIEAARKSGIDFGNTIDSTDNPSSIDEPKTRLTDEKDSNLDTDMKVSPDKETKTQTDVTNNKNTTDTLQSNTDDNYSKPKVTSKVVYILNDEDIFSDVNKNPDEKPQNHENKTNNTLSIQSTEKSPIDKKLDDNHNPNTDKKASIFDSSDSDSELFGGKKVTVKKNKLFESDSDDDLFSGRSKKEKLKEEIKPKGNLFGDDDDDELFTTKVRKQDEKVPRRESTSKTSEPVFEDPLSMLTQDDE from the exons aTGGAGAAAGTGGATACGGAAACGCTACGCTCCGCCGCGTCAAAATGGAGTCTGAACGGTGATAGGCACTTGCTGGACTTATTGCAGAATATACATCag aaaataatgACAAAATGTACAGAAACAAACGCAAGGATGGACGAATTGGTGGATTCTCTAGATACAGCTAATGTTGATTTGCAGAATGTTAATAATAA atttatggCGTTAAGTAACAATCAATTTGTCGAGAGTCGAGTATATGATGACGACATTGATACAATACAAACTGAAACTGCAGCTGTGaag gAACCAGAGAGACAAGCAAACCAAGATGACGAGCTAGATCTAATAAAACAGAgtcttttaataatagaagCTATGCATGAGCAAGTACAAATATTGGACTCGGACAGttctgatgatgatgatgatggaaG ATTGATATTAAAACCAAAGGACATGTATCATCACAGACCGTTACCTTATATTATTGGATCGCAAATGTGGAGAAAGAAATGGCATGCTG GTTTAGTGGTTGAAGACAGTGACACGGATAGTGCGGGTTCGAAGCCGCAGCCCGGTGAAGAGTATTCCGATTCTGAACCCGAAGTTACAGATATACAGACGGACAAACAACATAAGGATGTAACG ATATCGAGTTCAAACACGAGTGTGGAGGTGATCACGAACACACAAACAAAACCGGACGTGCCAAGACCGTGTCGGCCTGCGGATGTAGCAGCTGAGCTAGCGAGAAGACTAGGTGGTGAT ATACCCCCACCTCCATCGATACCTGTAGACCTACCACCTACCACAGGAAAAGTGTATCGAGCCGAACAACCAACAAGag caacaatattttcaaacgAACCACCGCCATTAGATCAATGTGAGTCAGAAGATAGTGAAGAGGATATATTCGCTGAATTACACAAAAACAGCTACACCCATAATGATAGAGTTTCCAATACTAATGTAGTTGACGAACTGTTTGGTAGCAGTCCTGTTGTTGTTGAAAag GTGGTTTCAAATACAAATGATAAACGACCTATTTTCGATGATGAGTCAGAGCCTGAGCTTTTTACTGAAAAACCGAAAGAAAAAACACCTGAGCCTAAGGAGGAAGGATTCAAG AAACCAATCGGCGGTATATCTCTATTCGGTTCGAACAAAGACTCAAACAGCATTGGAGCGGCCATCTTGAAACGCAATCAACGAAAGTCCTCTTCAGATGAAGAAATTCCAGAAACACAGCCAGAACCTAAGcctgtacaaaataaaaatattatagacgATTTATTCGTCAAACCCAAAGTTAAAAaaccaataataaataaaaataaagaagttaaaaaagaaataaaggTACAAACAAAAGAGGTTACAGAAAAGAAAGATTTGTTTTCAGATGATCTATTTGATGATATAGATGATATATTTACAAGTAAAGTTATAACTAAGAAACCAGAAAATAAGTCTATATTTGACGATGtatcaaaagaaaataaagaagtTAAAAGTATAttcgatgatgatgatgatgatcttTTTAGTAATGTTAAAGTTATAGAAAATGTTAAAccagatataaaaaaagatacaGTTAAGAAAAATGCAGATactaaaactaataaagatataataaaagatgATTTGTTTACTGatacagaaaatattaaaacaatagaaTCCAACTCTATAAATGAATCTAATAAACCAAAAAGTATCTTTGATGATGACAGTGatgatgatttatttaaaactaccaCTGAAATTGTCAATACaacaaaaattaaagcaaATAATACAGTcaaggaaaataatattaaagcagATGTTAAGAAAAACAGTATTTTTGATGATGATAGCGATGATGAATTGTTTCCTACTAATTCTCTCAGTGTTAAATCAAATGCTGACGTCAcaaatcaaaattcaaatctaTTCAAAGATGAAAAAGTACAAGAAATTAAAAGCAAAACAGACTCAAGTAAGAATGAGGCtaatataaaagataattataTTCCAAATGAAATAACCAAAAGAAGAATTTTTGACGATGACAGCGAAGAAGAATTGTTTAGTGGTAATAAACCAGAAAcagataaaaatttacaagaaAATGATGTAAATGTTAAAGTAAATGTAAACAGTAAAAAGGAAGATTTAAGTAAAGAACAAGAAGATATTAAAGCCCCTgttgaaataataacaaatagtaCACAAGATGCAAACATTCCAGAAATACTTGAAATTGATAATAGtgaatctataaataaaacagtcGAAAAAACGGAAACTCAAAATACTCCGCTAGATAAAAACgataaactaaatataaagaaaaatctaACACAAATAACAAGTCCTAATAtttttgatgatgatgaaattgATGATCTATTTTCAAATACCGCAAAACaatcaaataacaatgaaGAATATAAAGTTGACGTTGCAAGTAGTATAAATATAGTAGAATCTGATGTTACTCAAGATATTACTACTGTaggtaataaagaaataagtagCAATGTCCAAGAAGATCAGATATTTGATAATCCACAACCTCCCTTACCTGATATATCTAGTCATATAGAAAATAACATCGATAAAGAAACTTTAAAATCAAATGAAGATTTAAAAGAAGCAGTAAAAGATGAACCTAACTCTAAATTCGatttaaaagaaacaaaagATATGGAAGATAAGACTGATACATTTTCTGATATACTTACCACAGATGATATACTTGCCAcagataaaaaagaaaaaccagAATCAACTCTATTCACAGATATATTCAACGACATGCCGCCAGAATTCGAAAAGCCAAAAGAGCCGAAAAAGAGTAAAAACGTAAACGCACTTTTCGATGATGATTCCGATGATGAAACCTTCTTTAAGAAGAGTGACGTCATCACTGAAGATATACCAAGTCCTAGTTATGATGCAAACGAAAGATTTAGTATATTCCACGATGAACCACCTGCTATTGATGTTGATTTTATTCCTAAACctgtaaaattaacaaaaaatacagatGAAAACATAACAAACGCAGAATCAACGAAAAACATAGATTTTGAGGAAATAAACAATGATTTTGACGATTTTAATTCTCAAGATATTTTTCAACAAAAGGTTAAAACTGATGAAAAAGCAGATTTTATTCCTGTCAATACAAAAGCCGATAAAATTGAAACTAAACtggaaaacaatttaaaagcaATTAATGAATCTAATAAAGTAGCAAATGAAAGAAATTTAGAAGATTCTATAAGATCTACAAACGCTATGATAacagataaaattaataaaatgcaaaatgaTCAAAAGACAGAAAACGCAGAAgtaaaaccaaataaaaacGTTGGCAAATTAAAACCTATTAATCTAAATATCAACGTTAATACTTTATTACCTGGAGCGTCAcctaaaaaatcaaaatcgaTTCAAATTGTTGACGATACAGTTACTTCCAAATCGGAAAATACCGAAGCAACTAAAGTAAAAACCGTTAATTTTGAAGATGTCAAAGAACCGGAAATTCTAACTAAATCGTCAcaagaaaaaactaaaattgaaGTAGTCGATGGTTTAGTTTCTTCCAAACCGGAAAATACTGAAAAATTAACTAAAGAGGTGAAAATCGTTAACTTTGAAGACGAAAAAGAATCggaaatacttaataataaaatatcaaaagaaAGAGCAAAAATACAAGTTAAACGGAGACCTTCTACGAGACGAGCTCGAATAGAGGCAGCTAGAAAATCTGGCATAGATTTTGGAAATACCATAGACTCCACAGACAATCCAAGCTCTATAGATGAACCAAAGACACGACTCACAGATGAAAAAGATTCGAATTTAGATACAGATATGAAAGTCTCACCtgataaagaaacaaaaacacaaacaGACGTaaccaataataaaaacaccaCAGATACATTACAAAGTAATACAGATGATAATTATTCCAAACCGAAAGTCACATCAAAAGTCGTTTACATTTTAAACGACGAAGACATATTTTCCGACGTTAACAAAAACCCAGATGAGAAACCTCAAAATcacgaaaataaaacaaataatacccTTTCTATACAAAGTACAGAAAAATCGccaatagataaaaaattggACGACAACCACAACCcgaatacagataaaaaagcCTCCATCTTTGATTCAAGTGACAGTGACAGCGAACTTTTTGGCGGGAAAAAGGTgacagttaaaaaaaataaacttttcgaATCCGACAGTGATGATGATTTGTTCAGTGGTAGGAGTAAGAAAGAGAAATTAAAAGAGGAAATAAAACCAAAAGGCAATTTATTcggtgatgatgatgatgatgaattgTTTACTACGAAAGTTAGGAAACAGGATG AAAAGGTACCACGAAGAGAATCAACTAGTAAAACATCAGAACCCGTGTTTGAAGATCCACTATCTATGCTTACACAGGacgacgaataa
- the LOC123704437 gene encoding transcription initiation factor TFIID subunit 7-like, with the protein MNRDKREPEYPVELESQFILRLPEEPAKVLREVLKSGENLKNRLTIQVDNEMRTGEVRFDHWLMHAKILDLPTIIESLKTIDTKSFYKTADICQIMICKEEADQPLEEESPTKTKKKDPYKVDKKFLYPHGITPPTKNVRKRRFRKTLKKKYAEAPEIEKEVKRLLRADNEAVSVTWEVVKEDDHKPEPSTPKPKPERKKAERAPKKEVMKPKQETSNVVDIFGGAVSDSDNEDDNINVEMEESRLSPYSRFSENSMLGMEQKTYPVEFDSQMFPETKHAPSQMEYSEDEYSRDKDNMTFRIEQLKAELDELKQRRQRTQNEISGIDNLALRQRFQETLHTLNQDIMYKEMEYQGMITLQNSDDI; encoded by the coding sequence atgaatagagACAAACGAGAACCAGAATATCCTGTGGAACTCGAATCTCAATTTATTCTCAGACTACCAGAAGAGCCTGCGAAAGTTTTACGCGAAGTTCTGAAATCTGGTGAGAATCTAAAAAATCGCTTAACAATACAAGTTGATAACGAGATGAGGACAGGCGAGGTAAGATTCGACCACTGGTTAATGCACGCTAAAATCCTAGACCTGCCTACAATAATAGAATCACTAAAAACCATTGatacaaaaagtttttataaaaccgCGGATATATGTCAAATAATGATATGCAAAGAAGAAGCTGACCAGCCTCTTGAAGAAGAATCACCaactaaaactaaaaagaaAGACCCGTACAAAGTAGATAAAAAATTCCTGTATCCACACGGCATAACACCGCCAACCAAAAACGTGCGAAAGCGTCGGTTCAGAAAAACGCTAAAAAAGAAATACGCAGAAGCGCCAGAAATAGAAAAAGAAGTGAAACGATTGTTACGAGCTGACAACGAAGCTGTGAGCGTCACGTGGGAGGTGGTCAAAGAGGATGACCATAAACCAGAACCAAGTACACCTAAACCGAAACCAGAGAGGAAAAAGGCAGAACGAGCACCTAAAAAGGAGGTTATGAAACCTAAACAGGAAACGTCGAATGTTGTTGATATATTCGGAGGCGCAGTCAGCGATAGTGACAATGAAGACGATAACATCAATGTGGAGATGGAGGAAAGTCGTCTATCACCTTATAGCCGTTTTTCTGAGAACAGCATGCTCGGAATGGAACAAAAAACATACCCTGTAGAATTTGACTCGCAAATGTTCCCAGAAACAAAACACGCACCGAGCCAGATGGAATATTCAGAAGATGAATATTCTCGTGATAAAGACAATATGACGTTCAGAATAGAGCAATTGAAAGCGGAGCTGGATGAACTCAAACAGCGAAGGCAAAGGACTCAGAACGAAATCTCGGGTATTGATAATTTAGCGCTACGTCAGAGATTCCAAGAAACGTTACATACTCTAAACCAGGATATAATGTATAAGGAGATGGAATATCAAGGGATGATCACTTTACAGAATTCAGatgatatttaa